A single window of Hylaeus volcanicus isolate JK05 chromosome 8, UHH_iyHylVolc1.0_haploid, whole genome shotgun sequence DNA harbors:
- the LOC128880744 gene encoding uncharacterized protein LOC128880744: MKDTTKLTDPEADRRRDNPSQKGDTKRRNSPSRGLESSKRRQEFGDDECSTDSGCSSGGSSGSAEKLSRHGSGERLCRATRLSRTHCYLDRLRGRPTRSQERLPSVQRSSDRVRATSSRSWSPGDLQRNARTNGSHSYSPSPSDAQSSSDSESLKKPFNADTLRRAFQTLKIASKWEGKENKHVKKSPKRILRSPVSYTYVRGLSGLPTQRVPRNVAQQLTMPCSCQDSVALYR; this comes from the coding sequence ATGAAGGACACGACGAAGTTAACCGATCCCGAGGCGGATCGTCGTCGCGATAATCCGAGTCAGAAGGGCGATACGAAGCGCAGAAACAGTCCATCGAGGGGTCTGGAGTCCTCCAAACGACGCCAAGAGTTCGGCGACGACGAGTGCAGCACGGACAGCGGATGCAGCAGCGGCGGAAGCTCCGGAAGTGCGGAGAAACTGTCGCGTCACGGTAGCGGCGAACGCCTCTGTCGCGCTACCAGGCTCTCGAGAACGCATTGCTACCTGGACCGACTTCGAGGTCGGCCGACTCGCTCTCAGGAGCGACTACCAAGTGTCCAGAGAAGCTCTGATCGCGTTCGTGCCACGTCCTCCCGCTCCTGGAGTCCAGGAGACCTCCAAAGGAACGCGAGGACCAACGGGTCCCACTCGTACTCCCCCAGTCCATCGGACGCTCAAAGCAGCAGCGACAGCGAATCGCTGAAGAAGCCCTTCAACGCGGACACCCTCCGCCGAGCCTTCCAAACCCTGAAGATAGCCTCCAAGTGGGAGGGCAAAGAGAACAAGCACGTGAAGAAGAGTCCGAAGAGGATCCTACGCAGTCCGGTCTCCTACACGTACGTCAGAGGTCTTTCGGGGCTGCCAACGCAGAGGGTGCCGAGGAACGTCGCTCAACAACTGACGATGCCGTGTTCCTGTCAAGATTCCGTCGCCCTCTATCGATAG
- the LOC128881007 gene encoding cuticle protein 38-like → MFKLACIVLSMAAVAFAGVIPAAPLVAAPAVAAAPLAAIPAPIVTARSSQVIARNYNTFAAAPLAAAPLAAVHAAVPAAVPAAAAAPFTFAAHAAPLSYAPFAYAAPFAFP, encoded by the exons ATGTTCAAGTTAGCG TGCATCGTCCTTTCAATGGCAGCCGTGGCGTTCGCCGGCGTGATCCCAGCGGCCCCACTGGTCGCAGCTCCTGCGGTGGCAGCGGCACCGCTTGCAGCTATTCCAGCACCCATCGTAACCGCCAGGAGTAGCCAAGTCATCGCTAGGAACTACAACACGTTCGCTGCTGCTCCTCTCGCTGCTGCTCCTCTTGCGGCTGTGCACGCAGCCGTACCAGCAGCCGTACCAGCAGCGGCTGCCGCACCGTTTACCTTCGCCGCACACGCTGCACCCCTGTCATACGCTCCATTCGCCTACGCTGCACCGTTCGCGTTTCCTTGA
- the LOC128880854 gene encoding neuropeptide-like 3 → MFKTLLFAGLLAIAAAAPSPVPAPAPAPAPAPAPAPSSALIGTPYIAPLGASPLYNIGGPIVYTNYPASLPLTGYVPNLIYKNIVY, encoded by the exons ATGTTCAAGACG TTGTTGTTCGCTGGATTATTGGCGATCGCCGCCGCCGCCCCTTCGCCAGTCCCGGCTCCGGCACCAGCTCCAGCACCGGCTCCAGCGCCAGCTCCGAGCTCTGCTCTCATCGGGACACCGTACATCGCCCCCTTAGGAGCGTCCCCTCTCTACAACATTGGCGGACCCATCGTCTACACCAATTACCCAGCATCGCTTCCTCTCACCGGCTACGTACCCAACCTCATCTACAAGAACATCGTCTACTAA
- the LOC128880920 gene encoding RNA-binding protein 14-like, which produces MSAIKMLVLFAGLIAVCSAGLLPAAYTAPIPAALTVGTYASSYNAHAINHAIAAPYIASPVVAHAAAPVAHVAYPGLSAAYASLPAAYSGVPVFAGRR; this is translated from the exons ATGTCTGCCATCAAAATGTTG GTTCTCTTCGCCGGCTTGATCGCCGTCTGCTCGGCTGGTTTGTTGCCCGCGGCGTACACGGCACCGATCCCAGCGGCCCTGACAGTCGGAACTTATGCTAGCAGCTACAACGCACACGCGATCAATCATGCGATAGCTGCACCATACATCGCTAGCCCCGTGGTCGCTCATGCCGCTGCCCCGGTCGCCCATGTCGCCTACCCTGGCCTGTCAGCCGCCTATGCCAGCCTACCTGCCGCCTATTCGGGAGTACCAGTCTTCGCAGGC